From a region of the Theobroma cacao cultivar B97-61/B2 chromosome 8, Criollo_cocoa_genome_V2, whole genome shotgun sequence genome:
- the LOC18592590 gene encoding transcription factor VIP1, with protein sequence MEQKLTVEIDQMPPRGAHHRRAHSDTTFRFDDLLLFDPSDLDLSSLDLPASSSNPAPPPVIPVPADSSDDSSSNGPPRSSHSNPRHISSHLRSLSVDSDFFDGLGLTGPAISGGAGDEKFGGKGVVGEKRVHHRHSNSMDGSTTASFEIESLMAVDGIKKAMAPDRLAELALIDPKRAKRILANRQSAARSKERKIRYTSELERKVQTLQTEATNLSAQVTMLQRDTTGLTAENKELKLRLQAMEQQAQLRDALNDALREEVQRLKIQAGQMSAMNGNPFNRGLPPQFLPHQAAPHHFSGHQPTQQQQQQMSQSSTNNQTLNGQPQPCFMDFNQRA encoded by the exons ATGGAGCAAAAACTGACAGTTGAGATAGACCAAATGCCTCCACGTGGAGCTCACCACAGGCGGGCCCACTCCGACACAACTTTCCGTTTCGACGATCTTCTCCTCTTCGACCCTTCCGACCTCGATCTTTCCTCCCTTGACCTCCCGGCTTCGTCCTCCAATCCCGCTCCGCCACCTGTAATCCCCGTCCCCGCCGATTCCTCCGACGACTCCTCATCCAACGGCCCTCCTCGCTCCTCCCACAGTAATCCTAGGCATATCTCTTCCCACCTCCGTAGCCTTTCTGTTGACTCTGATTTCTTCGACGGACTTGGGTTGACTGGCCCCGCGATTTCCGGAGGAGCTGGAGATGAGAAATTTGGCGGGAAAGGAGTGGTGGGAGAGAAAAGGGTTCATCATAGACATAGTAATTCGATGGATGGGTCGACTACGGCGTCGTTTGAGATTGAGTCTTTGATGGCCGTTGATGGTATTAAGAAGGCCATGGCTCCTGATAGACTTGCTGAGCTTGCCCTTATTGATCCCAAGAGAGCTAAAAG GATTCTGGCTAACAGGCAATCAGCTGCGCGTTCAAAGGAGAGGAAGATTCGATACACGAGTGAGCTGGAGAGGAAAGTGCAGACTCTTCAGACAGAAGCTACCAATCTCTCCGCGCAGGTCACAATGTTACAG AGAGATACTACTGGGTTGACTGCTGAGAATAAGGAACTCAAACTACGGCTTCAGGCTATGGAGCAACAAGCACAGCTTAGAGATG CTTTGAATGATGCATTGAGGGAAGAAGTGCAACGACTTAAGATACAAGCTGGCCAAATGTCAGCTATGAATGGAAACCCTTTCAATAGAGGACTACCTCCTCAATTTTTACCACACCAAGCTGCCCCACATCACTTTAGTGGCCATCAACCCACACAGCAGCAACAGCAGCAGATGTCTCAGTCATCCACCAACAACCAAACTCTTAATGGACAGCCTCAACCTTGCTTCATGGACTTTAACCAGCGGGCTTAG